In Fimbriimonadaceae bacterium, the genomic window ACGGTCAAGGTCGACTTTTCAACCGGTACGCCCGGATAGGCAGGTCCTTCGATTCTTTCGAGGGGTACGCCTGACGGAGCTTCGTTGAAAGGCCCTTGAAGCCACCGTCGCCGGCGGTCGGTTTGACCTTCCCGCCCGAGATTGAACATCCTCTTGCCTCAAGGGCTTTCAAGCGAGTGCCCTCAAAGCTGGCCACGAAGACAGCCGTAGAACCTGGGCGAGGTGAGATGAGATTTCCCATCGAGTAGAGGATCGACTTACCCTTATAGAGCTCACCGCCTTGCAGGACATGAGGGTGGGCGCCGGCGACCATGTCCGCGCCGGCATCAACGAGTGCTCGGCCCAGTGCTACCTGGTAGGTAGAAGGCAGGGCTTTCTTCTCGATCCCCCAATGGGGCGCAACAATGAGGAAGTCGCAGTCTTGGCGCGCACTGGACACGATCGTTCGTAGCCTTGAAGTCGCTTTCTGGTCGATCGATCCTCCTAGATCAAGTGCGGCCACTCCGGGTCGGGTCGGTGTCGAAGGCGTGCAGGCCCCAAGCCCGCCCGTTGACATAAACGCGAGCACCGAGAGTACGCCCACTCGAACTCCGGATGAAGTCGTAAACCTCGCCGTGTTCCACGACTCCTCGTCGAATTCACCTGCACCAGAGTGCTCGATACCCTTGGATTCGAGGAGGTTCAGCATCTGCGAAAGTCCGGGCCATCCATAGTCCATCGCGTGGTTGTTGCCCAGGGTCACGATATCGACACCGCAGCCCACGAGCCGGCCAATGTGACCGGGATCGGCGCGCAAGACGAACTGGCGCTTGGCCTTTCGGTCACCAAGGGACTTCCTCGAGGTTGCCTTTCCCCGGTTGGTGAGCGGAATTTCAAGGTTGACGACAGCCACGTCGGCATCCCAGAAATAGTGCTTCACGGCCGACAACGGTCTTGCCTTGACTCCAATGCCGTTCAGCATCACGTCCCCGCCGAGTGCGAGTGTCCAGGGGGAACCTAAAATGGCCCCTGCGATGCAGGCAGCAATCATGTGAAGATCATGACGCAGCACCCTGCAGAAACGCCGTGCGGAGCCGATATTTCTGATGAGCCCGGCCAGCAATGTTCGGGATCCGATTCTAGGATGGAATCGCTTGCGAACGGATGCGCGAGGGCAACTTCGTGCGAATTCTGGACAACCTATACGAACCACACCTGGGTCGGCTACAGCAGTCGATGGCCCTGGCATCCAAGCGGCAAAGCCTGCTAACCGCCAATCTTGCGAATGTGAACACGCCTGGCTACAAGCGCCAGGACATGGATTTTCACTTGGTGCTGGACTCGTTCACCGAGAAATTTCCGCGGCTCGCCGAATGGAAGCATCTTGGCGAGGGCAACGTAACCACCGGCGGCGCAATCCGCATCGACGGCAATGGCGTCGATATGGAACGGGAAGTCGTGGGTCTTGCCGAAACGGAGCTCCGATTTGAAGCGCTTACGCAGGCTACGGCTGGATACTTCGCCGGGCTTAAGAACGTGATTCGGGAGGGTAGATAATGTCTCTAAACTCTGCCATGCGCGTCAGCGCAACCGGCCTGACCGCCGAGCGATTTCGAATGGATGTCATTTCCGTGAATATCGCCAACGCGAACAGCTCCCGGGTCAACGGCAAGGAACCGTATCGTCGTCGCGACGTCGAGTTGATCGGAGACGCCAACGGCGTAAAGATCAGTCGCATCGTCGAGGACAAGGGCCCTTTCGTGATGAAGTTTGAACCTGGCAACCCTAATGCCGATGCGGAAGGAATGGTCCTCTACAGCAATGTGGAGCCCGTAAGCGAGATGGTCAACATGATCGGCGCCAGCCGGGCATACGAAGCCAACATCGCGGCATTCAACGCTGTAAAGGGCATGATTCGGAGCGCACTGACAATCGGCAAGGTCTAACGATGCGCATCAATCCCACGCAATCCGGCCTGGCAGGACCTGCCGGCCCGGCAAAGCCACAGACTGGAAGTTCTGAGGACTTTGGGCAAACCCTGATGGACGTCCTGAAGGAGGTCAATTCGATCCAGGCGGATAGCCGCCGGGTCCAGACCGACTTTATGACGGGTCAGAACGGCGTGGAATACCACGACCTCATGATTGCGATGGAGAAGGCGAGCGTTGCGATGCAGCTTACGTTGCAGGTTCGCAATAAGCTCCTCGAAGCCTATCAGGAGATCAATCGGATTCAGATCTGATTCATCGCACGGGTCGTTTTGGGTTCCGCGCTCCGCTTAGCTCGCGCTTATGGGAACGCTTCTACTTAGGTTAAGGACGTGGTGGGAAACCTCGGACCGCACGCAGAAGGTTGTGACGGTCTTTGGGGGATCGTTTTTAGTCATTCTGCTCGCCGGTGTCGCCTATACGGCGAGCCGGCCCAAGATGGAACTGCTGTTTGGTGGTTTGACCGCTGCTGACCAGGGGATGGTCATCGAGGAACTCCGCAACATCGGAATCGCCACGACGATCGACGCTCAAGGGAACGTCCTTGTCCCATCCGACAAGCTGCCCGAGGCGCGCGCAAAGCTGGCCATGAACGGCAAGACGCCTCGATCGGGATCTGGTGGCTTTACGGAGCTGCCTCCATGGGGTGGATTGAACATGACACCCAGTGTCGAGCGTGAGAAGCTCCGGGCCGGCTTGGAGGCGGAATTAGCATCAACGATCAGCGCCATTAACGGCATCGATTCGGCGAAGGTCCACCTCTCCATGGGTGACGATGCGCCATTCGCCATCGAGCGTAGACCACCGACGGCCAGCATTACGGTTGTAGAAGAGCCTGGCTTCACCATTTCCGGTGAGCAGGCGAAAGCCGTTGCAATGCTCGTGGCTCGCGCCGTCAGCGGCATGGATACAAAGGACGTGACGGTCATGA contains:
- the flgB gene encoding Flagellar basal body rod protein FlgB; the protein is MREGNFVRILDNLYEPHLGRLQQSMALASKRQSLLTANLANVNTPGYKRQDMDFHLVLDSFTEKFPRLAEWKHLGEGNVTTGGAIRIDGNGVDMEREVVGLAETELRFEALTQATAGYFAGLKNVIREGR
- the flgC gene encoding Flagellar basal-body rod protein FlgC, whose translation is MSLNSAMRVSATGLTAERFRMDVISVNIANANSSRVNGKEPYRRRDVELIGDANGVKISRIVEDKGPFVMKFEPGNPNADAEGMVLYSNVEPVSEMVNMIGASRAYEANIAAFNAVKGMIRSALTIGKV
- the fliE gene encoding Flagellar hook-basal body complex protein FliE — its product is MRINPTQSGLAGPAGPAKPQTGSSEDFGQTLMDVLKEVNSIQADSRRVQTDFMTGQNGVEYHDLMIAMEKASVAMQLTLQVRNKLLEAYQEINRIQI